A window from Macaca thibetana thibetana isolate TM-01 chromosome 7, ASM2454274v1, whole genome shotgun sequence encodes these proteins:
- the KLHL28 gene encoding kelch-like protein 28 isoform X2, translating into MAAEIEMDHTSPTYMLANLTHLHSEQLLQGLNLLRQHHELCDIILRVGDVKIHAHKVVLASVSPYFKAMFTGNLSEKENSEVEFQCIDETALQAIVEYAYTGTVFISQDTVESLLPAANLLQIKLVLKECCAFLESQLDPGNCIGISRFAETYGCHDLYLAATKYICQNFEAVCQTEEFFELTHADLDEIVSNDCLNVATEETVFYALESWIKYDVQERQKYLAQLLNSVRLPLLSVKFLTRLYEANHLIRDDRTCKHLLNEALKYHFMPEHRLSHQTVLMTRPRCAPKVLCAVGGKSGLFACLDSVEMYFPQNDSWIGLAPLNIPRYEFGICVLDQKVYVIGGIETNVRPGVTIRKHENSVECWNPDTNTWTSLERMNESRSTLGVVVLAGELYALGGYDGQSYLQSVEKYIPKIRKWQPVAPMTTTRSCFAAAVLDGMIYAIGGYGPAHMNSVERYDPSKDSWEMVASMADKRIHFGVGVMLGFIFVVGGHNGVSHLSSIERYDPHQNQWTVCRPMKEPRTGVGAAVIDNYLYVVGGHSGSSYLNTVQKYDPISDTWLDSAGMIYCRCNFGLTAL; encoded by the exons atggACCACACATCCCCGACCTACATGCTTGCTAACTTAACCCACTTGCATTCTGAACAACTTCTGCAGGGCTTGAATCTTCTTCGCCAACATCACGAACTCTGTGACATCATTCTTCGAGTAGGCGATGTTAAAATCCATGCTCACAAAGTGGTACTTGCCAGCGTCAGCCCGTATTTCAAAGCTATGTTCACTGGAAACCTTTCTGAAAAAGAGAACAGTGAGGTTGAGTTTCAATGCATTGATGAAACTGCTCTCCAGGCCATTGTGGAGTATGCCTATACAGggactgtttttatttctcaggaCACAGTTGAATCTCTTCTGCCAGCAGCAAACCTACTCCAGATAAAACTTGTCCTGAAAGAATGTTGTGCATTTCTTGAAAGCCAACTTGATCCTGGTAATTGTATTGGAATTTCTCGTTTTGCAGAAACGTATGGTTGCCATGACCTTTATTTGGCAGCCACTAAATACATATGCCAGAATTTTGAAGCTGTTTGCCAGACTGAGGAGTTTTTTGAGCTTACACATGCTGACTTGGATGAAATTGTTTCCAATGACTGTTTGAATGTAGCTACCGAAGAGACTGTTTTTTATGCATTAGAGTCTTGGATCAAGTATGATGTACAAGAACGCCAGAAATACTTAGCACAGTTACTAAACAGTGTACGATTACCATTGTTGAGCGTTAAGTTTCTCACTAGACTATATGAAGCAAATCATCTTATTCGTGATGATCGTACTTGTAAACATCTTTTGAATGAAGCCCTAAAGTACCACTTTATGCCTGAACATAGACTCTCTCATCAGACAGTCTTGATGACACGACCTCGCTGTGCTCCCAAAGTACTTTGTGCAGTAGGAGGGAAATCTGGACTCTTTGCCTGTTTGGATAG TGTGGAGATGTACTTTCCTCAGAATGACTCTTGGATTGGTTTGGCACCCCTAAACATTCCTCGCTATGAATTTGGAATATGCGTTTTAGACCAAAAAGTGTATGTTATAGGTGGTATTGAAACTAATGTGCGTCCTGGTGTCACTatcagaaaacatgaaaattcaGTAGAATGCTGGAATCCTGATACAAATACTTGGACTTCtctagagagaatgaatgaaagcCGAAGTACTCTTGGAGTAGTAGTACTTGCAGGAGAACTTTATGCCTTAGGTGGTTATGACGGACAATCTTATTTACAATCTGTAGAGAAGTACATtcccaaaataagaaaatggcaaCCTGTGGCACCAATGACTACAACAAGAAGTTGTTTTGCTGCAGCTGTATTGGATGGAATGATATATGCCATTGGTGGATATGGTCCTGCCCACATGAACAG tGTGGAGCGTTATGATCCAAGTAAGGACTCCTGGGAGATGGTTGCATCCATGGCAGATAAAAGGATTCACTTTGGCGTGGGTGTCATGCTAGGCTTTATTTTTGTGGTGGGTGGACATAATGGAGTCTCACATTTGTCCAGCATTGAAAGATACGATCCTCATCAAAATCAGTGGACTGTGTGTAGACCAATGAAAGAACCTAGAACag GAGTTGGTGCTGCTGTAATCGATAACTACCTTTATGTTGTCGGTGGTCACTCAGggtcttcctatctgaatacagTGCAGAAATATGATCCTATCTCAGATACGTGGCTGGATTCAGCTGGCATGATATACTGTCGCTGCAATTTTGGGTTAACTGCACTTTGA
- the KLHL28 gene encoding kelch-like protein 28 isoform X3 translates to MDHTSPTYMLANLTHLHSEQLLQGLNLLRQHHELCDIILRVGDVKIHAHKVVLASVSPYFKAMFTGNLSEKENSEVEFQCIDETALQAIVEYAYTGTVFISQDTVESLLPAANLLQIKLVLKECCAFLESQLDPGNCIGISRFAETYGCHDLYLAATKYICQNFEAVCQTEEFFELTHADLDEIVSNDCLNVATEETVFYALESWIKYDVQERQKYLAQLLNSVRLPLLSVKFLTRLYEANHLIRDDRTCKHLLNEALKYHFMPEHRLSHQTVLMTRPRCAPKVLCAVGGKSGLFACLDSVEMYFPQNDSWIGLAPLNIPRYEFGICVLDQKVYVIGGIETNVRPGVTIRKHENSVECWNPDTNTWTSLERMNESRSTLGVVVLAGELYALGGYDGQSYLQSVEKYIPKIRKWQPVAPMTTTRSCFAAAVLDGMIYAIGGYGPAHMNSVERYDPSKDSWEMVASMADKRIHFGVGVMLGFIFVVGGHNGVSHLSSIERYDPHQNQWTVCRPMKEPRTGVGAAVIDNYLYVVGGHSGSSYLNTVQKYDPISDTWLDSAGMIYCRCNFGLTAL, encoded by the exons atggACCACACATCCCCGACCTACATGCTTGCTAACTTAACCCACTTGCATTCTGAACAACTTCTGCAGGGCTTGAATCTTCTTCGCCAACATCACGAACTCTGTGACATCATTCTTCGAGTAGGCGATGTTAAAATCCATGCTCACAAAGTGGTACTTGCCAGCGTCAGCCCGTATTTCAAAGCTATGTTCACTGGAAACCTTTCTGAAAAAGAGAACAGTGAGGTTGAGTTTCAATGCATTGATGAAACTGCTCTCCAGGCCATTGTGGAGTATGCCTATACAGggactgtttttatttctcaggaCACAGTTGAATCTCTTCTGCCAGCAGCAAACCTACTCCAGATAAAACTTGTCCTGAAAGAATGTTGTGCATTTCTTGAAAGCCAACTTGATCCTGGTAATTGTATTGGAATTTCTCGTTTTGCAGAAACGTATGGTTGCCATGACCTTTATTTGGCAGCCACTAAATACATATGCCAGAATTTTGAAGCTGTTTGCCAGACTGAGGAGTTTTTTGAGCTTACACATGCTGACTTGGATGAAATTGTTTCCAATGACTGTTTGAATGTAGCTACCGAAGAGACTGTTTTTTATGCATTAGAGTCTTGGATCAAGTATGATGTACAAGAACGCCAGAAATACTTAGCACAGTTACTAAACAGTGTACGATTACCATTGTTGAGCGTTAAGTTTCTCACTAGACTATATGAAGCAAATCATCTTATTCGTGATGATCGTACTTGTAAACATCTTTTGAATGAAGCCCTAAAGTACCACTTTATGCCTGAACATAGACTCTCTCATCAGACAGTCTTGATGACACGACCTCGCTGTGCTCCCAAAGTACTTTGTGCAGTAGGAGGGAAATCTGGACTCTTTGCCTGTTTGGATAG TGTGGAGATGTACTTTCCTCAGAATGACTCTTGGATTGGTTTGGCACCCCTAAACATTCCTCGCTATGAATTTGGAATATGCGTTTTAGACCAAAAAGTGTATGTTATAGGTGGTATTGAAACTAATGTGCGTCCTGGTGTCACTatcagaaaacatgaaaattcaGTAGAATGCTGGAATCCTGATACAAATACTTGGACTTCtctagagagaatgaatgaaagcCGAAGTACTCTTGGAGTAGTAGTACTTGCAGGAGAACTTTATGCCTTAGGTGGTTATGACGGACAATCTTATTTACAATCTGTAGAGAAGTACATtcccaaaataagaaaatggcaaCCTGTGGCACCAATGACTACAACAAGAAGTTGTTTTGCTGCAGCTGTATTGGATGGAATGATATATGCCATTGGTGGATATGGTCCTGCCCACATGAACAG tGTGGAGCGTTATGATCCAAGTAAGGACTCCTGGGAGATGGTTGCATCCATGGCAGATAAAAGGATTCACTTTGGCGTGGGTGTCATGCTAGGCTTTATTTTTGTGGTGGGTGGACATAATGGAGTCTCACATTTGTCCAGCATTGAAAGATACGATCCTCATCAAAATCAGTGGACTGTGTGTAGACCAATGAAAGAACCTAGAACag GAGTTGGTGCTGCTGTAATCGATAACTACCTTTATGTTGTCGGTGGTCACTCAGggtcttcctatctgaatacagTGCAGAAATATGATCCTATCTCAGATACGTGGCTGGATTCAGCTGGCATGATATACTGTCGCTGCAATTTTGGGTTAACTGCACTTTGA
- the KLHL28 gene encoding kelch-like protein 28 isoform X1, with protein sequence MHFKCKYSYPSLYQMDHTSPTYMLANLTHLHSEQLLQGLNLLRQHHELCDIILRVGDVKIHAHKVVLASVSPYFKAMFTGNLSEKENSEVEFQCIDETALQAIVEYAYTGTVFISQDTVESLLPAANLLQIKLVLKECCAFLESQLDPGNCIGISRFAETYGCHDLYLAATKYICQNFEAVCQTEEFFELTHADLDEIVSNDCLNVATEETVFYALESWIKYDVQERQKYLAQLLNSVRLPLLSVKFLTRLYEANHLIRDDRTCKHLLNEALKYHFMPEHRLSHQTVLMTRPRCAPKVLCAVGGKSGLFACLDSVEMYFPQNDSWIGLAPLNIPRYEFGICVLDQKVYVIGGIETNVRPGVTIRKHENSVECWNPDTNTWTSLERMNESRSTLGVVVLAGELYALGGYDGQSYLQSVEKYIPKIRKWQPVAPMTTTRSCFAAAVLDGMIYAIGGYGPAHMNSVERYDPSKDSWEMVASMADKRIHFGVGVMLGFIFVVGGHNGVSHLSSIERYDPHQNQWTVCRPMKEPRTGVGAAVIDNYLYVVGGHSGSSYLNTVQKYDPISDTWLDSAGMIYCRCNFGLTAL encoded by the exons atggACCACACATCCCCGACCTACATGCTTGCTAACTTAACCCACTTGCATTCTGAACAACTTCTGCAGGGCTTGAATCTTCTTCGCCAACATCACGAACTCTGTGACATCATTCTTCGAGTAGGCGATGTTAAAATCCATGCTCACAAAGTGGTACTTGCCAGCGTCAGCCCGTATTTCAAAGCTATGTTCACTGGAAACCTTTCTGAAAAAGAGAACAGTGAGGTTGAGTTTCAATGCATTGATGAAACTGCTCTCCAGGCCATTGTGGAGTATGCCTATACAGggactgtttttatttctcaggaCACAGTTGAATCTCTTCTGCCAGCAGCAAACCTACTCCAGATAAAACTTGTCCTGAAAGAATGTTGTGCATTTCTTGAAAGCCAACTTGATCCTGGTAATTGTATTGGAATTTCTCGTTTTGCAGAAACGTATGGTTGCCATGACCTTTATTTGGCAGCCACTAAATACATATGCCAGAATTTTGAAGCTGTTTGCCAGACTGAGGAGTTTTTTGAGCTTACACATGCTGACTTGGATGAAATTGTTTCCAATGACTGTTTGAATGTAGCTACCGAAGAGACTGTTTTTTATGCATTAGAGTCTTGGATCAAGTATGATGTACAAGAACGCCAGAAATACTTAGCACAGTTACTAAACAGTGTACGATTACCATTGTTGAGCGTTAAGTTTCTCACTAGACTATATGAAGCAAATCATCTTATTCGTGATGATCGTACTTGTAAACATCTTTTGAATGAAGCCCTAAAGTACCACTTTATGCCTGAACATAGACTCTCTCATCAGACAGTCTTGATGACACGACCTCGCTGTGCTCCCAAAGTACTTTGTGCAGTAGGAGGGAAATCTGGACTCTTTGCCTGTTTGGATAG TGTGGAGATGTACTTTCCTCAGAATGACTCTTGGATTGGTTTGGCACCCCTAAACATTCCTCGCTATGAATTTGGAATATGCGTTTTAGACCAAAAAGTGTATGTTATAGGTGGTATTGAAACTAATGTGCGTCCTGGTGTCACTatcagaaaacatgaaaattcaGTAGAATGCTGGAATCCTGATACAAATACTTGGACTTCtctagagagaatgaatgaaagcCGAAGTACTCTTGGAGTAGTAGTACTTGCAGGAGAACTTTATGCCTTAGGTGGTTATGACGGACAATCTTATTTACAATCTGTAGAGAAGTACATtcccaaaataagaaaatggcaaCCTGTGGCACCAATGACTACAACAAGAAGTTGTTTTGCTGCAGCTGTATTGGATGGAATGATATATGCCATTGGTGGATATGGTCCTGCCCACATGAACAG tGTGGAGCGTTATGATCCAAGTAAGGACTCCTGGGAGATGGTTGCATCCATGGCAGATAAAAGGATTCACTTTGGCGTGGGTGTCATGCTAGGCTTTATTTTTGTGGTGGGTGGACATAATGGAGTCTCACATTTGTCCAGCATTGAAAGATACGATCCTCATCAAAATCAGTGGACTGTGTGTAGACCAATGAAAGAACCTAGAACag GAGTTGGTGCTGCTGTAATCGATAACTACCTTTATGTTGTCGGTGGTCACTCAGggtcttcctatctgaatacagTGCAGAAATATGATCCTATCTCAGATACGTGGCTGGATTCAGCTGGCATGATATACTGTCGCTGCAATTTTGGGTTAACTGCACTTTGA